In Lemur catta isolate mLemCat1 chromosome 1, mLemCat1.pri, whole genome shotgun sequence, one DNA window encodes the following:
- the B3GNT5 gene encoding lactosylceramide 1,3-N-acetyl-beta-D-glucosaminyltransferase yields MDMRMFISGRRLKKWQFIQLFATCFILSLMVFWDPIDNNIVRHMKSYSYRYLINSYDFVNDTLSLKHSLAGARYQYLINHEEKCQGQDILLLLFVKTAPENYNRRSTIRKTWGNEKYVRSQLNANIKTLFALGTPDPLKGEELQRKLVWEDQMYHDIIQQDFVDSFYNLTLKLLLQFSWANTYCPHAKFLMTADDDIFIHMPNLIEYLQSLEQIGVQDFWIGRVHRGAPPVRDKSNKYYVSYEMYQWPAYPDYTAGAAYVISGDVAAKVYEASQTLNSSLYIDDVFMGLCANKMGIVPQYHVFFSGEGKTPYHPCIYEKMMTSHGHVQDLQYLWENATDPKVKTISKGFFGQIYCRLMKIALLCKLTYVDTYPCRAAFV; encoded by the coding sequence ATGGATATGAGAATGTTTATTAGTGGCAGAAGACTCAAAAAATGGCAGTTTATTCAGTTATTTGCCACTTGTTTTATACTAAGCCTCATGGTTTTTTGGGACCCAATCGATAATAACATTGTCAGACATATGAAATCCTACTCTTACAGATACCTCATAAATAGCTACGACTTTGTGAATGATACCCTGTCTCTTAAGCACAGCTTAGCTGGGGCTCGCTACCAATACTTGATTAACCATGAAGAAAAGTGTCAAGGACAAGACATCCTTCTTTTACTGTTTGTAAAGACTGCTCCTGAAAACTATAATCGACGTTCTACAATTAGAAAAACATGGGGCAATGAGAAGTATGTTAGGTCTCAACTTAATGCCAATATCAAAACATTGTTTGCCTTAGGAACTCCTGATCCACTGAAGGGAGAAGAACTGCAAAGAAAGTTGGTTTGGGAAGATCAAATGTACCATGATATAATTCAGCAAGACTTTGTTGATTCTTTCTACAATCTTACTCTTAAATTACTTCTGCAGTTCAGTTGGGCAAATACCTATTGTCCACATGCCAAATTCCTTATGACTGCTGATGATGACATATTTATTCACATGCCAAATCTTATTGAATACCTTCAAAGTTTAGAACAAATTGGTGTCCAAGACTTTTGGATTGGTCGTGTTCATCGTGGTGCTCCTCCCGTTAgagacaaaagcaacaaatacTATGTCTCCTATGAAATGTACCAGTGGCCAGCTTACCCTGACTACACTGCTGGAGCTGCCTATGTAATCTCTGGTGATGTGGCTGCCAAAGTGTATGAGGCATCACAGACACTTAATTCTAGTCTTTACATAGACGATGTGTTCATGGGCCTTTGTGccaataaaatggggatagtaccACAATACCATGTGTTTTTTTCTGGGGAAGGTAAAACTCCTTATCATCCCTGCATCTACGAGAAAATGATGACATCTCATGGACATGTGCAGGATCTTCAGTACCTTTGGGAGAATGCCACAGATCCTAAAGtaaaaaccatttcaaaagggTTTTTTGGTCAAATATACTGCAGGTTAATGAAGATAGCTCTCCTTTGCAAATTGACCTATGTGGACACGTATCCTTGTAGGGCTGCATTTGTCTAA